In one window of Kosmotoga pacifica DNA:
- a CDS encoding UvrD-helicase domain-containing protein, producing the protein MNIDVNRDIFISASAGTGKTYRLVSHYITIFERAFKLGEKLDVHNVVAITFTRKAAKEMKERVMKSIDERIIRNAPGNWLSLRARMTNAWISTIHSFCERILRESATYLGIDPGFQILSGIRRVTLENAVVRSYFLEHMDELEPVIELAGIDATFKLLKRMLGSERNKLKVSTTISKFLEEYEIGEKGRKTLIATALLEEHFKKITELYNEECRGGNYIDFDNLLIKTKELLQNYPSIKQKYSSRFKYILVDEFQDTDELQKEIMDLLHEEGENYIFFVGDAKQSIYRFRGADVTVFNRTRNEFLSTGKLVEELDTNRRSHPDIVEFQNRLFQRIMTNDFSGKYYKAYYEKPIKALPYDSESKESRVRILYSEKADDSKEIAMYISKLLHEELTFRKKDGSIERRKVEPRDIAILLRQFTKVTHYEEALEELGIPYYTVGSKEFYNRPEVAGPLAWLDIVVDPLDDKAFTRFLLSPAFGANLDEILKLRVAGRSFYEALMNTNDEKFKKIAELFQKHARLKHLLSPSELLEDFVSSTNYLSKLATLKGAERMIGNVKKMLDIAKELDNIGTSLRELSATIKAFVDSAEETEVSLETEESNSVKLLTVHKSKGLEFPVVIVADTFWKEKTSNNHFPGIFFDKDKYLLIEKKPPDDDETLQARLYRDELEKIYEEEKRTLYVAFSRPRDLLVISLNGKPSGIRPWSQMLSGTLFNLDNGDIVPELEDIVEVVSPGKGVKYRLEEEVKATEEIPEIHIIRDFTSVDRIEYISPSLLTQEFEVSIEPEAGEVNLTRNPRELGTLAHAYLEAVGLRGKLGRITLESLVSGGRVGFVDRTRFTQEEEESVRRVLKKLTDHPLIREIERAEKVHSELKIQKKFNSYILLGILDKIYLTEDGWKIVDFKFAYPDEKLKEKYEFQMKFYLYITRELFKSKTARLFYLKDGSVSEPITLNDSFESELLEKIKRFGGIVNGN; encoded by the coding sequence ATGAATATTGATGTCAACAGGGATATTTTCATTTCCGCTTCGGCAGGTACAGGAAAGACATACCGACTTGTAAGCCACTATATAACAATATTTGAAAGGGCCTTCAAACTCGGTGAAAAACTCGATGTTCATAATGTTGTCGCGATCACCTTCACACGAAAAGCCGCGAAAGAGATGAAAGAAAGAGTTATGAAATCCATAGATGAGAGAATCATTCGAAATGCCCCGGGGAATTGGCTTTCTCTGAGGGCAAGAATGACGAACGCCTGGATTTCTACCATACATTCATTCTGTGAAAGGATACTTCGGGAGAGTGCTACTTACCTCGGGATTGATCCCGGTTTTCAGATTCTCAGCGGCATAAGACGGGTAACTTTAGAAAATGCCGTTGTCAGAAGTTATTTTCTCGAACATATGGACGAGTTGGAGCCGGTAATCGAGCTTGCAGGCATTGATGCTACGTTCAAATTGCTCAAAAGAATGCTGGGGAGTGAGCGGAACAAGTTGAAAGTTTCCACGACCATCTCAAAATTTCTTGAAGAGTATGAAATAGGTGAGAAAGGCAGAAAAACCCTTATCGCCACTGCTTTACTCGAAGAGCATTTCAAAAAGATAACGGAGCTCTACAATGAAGAGTGCAGGGGTGGAAACTACATTGACTTTGACAACCTTCTAATAAAAACAAAAGAACTGCTTCAGAACTACCCTTCAATAAAGCAGAAGTATTCCAGCAGATTCAAATACATCCTGGTGGACGAATTCCAGGATACCGATGAACTACAAAAAGAAATAATGGACTTACTTCATGAAGAAGGAGAGAACTATATTTTCTTCGTTGGAGATGCAAAACAATCCATCTACAGATTCAGAGGAGCAGACGTTACTGTTTTCAACAGAACGAGGAATGAATTCCTTTCCACAGGTAAACTAGTAGAGGAACTGGATACAAACAGACGTTCACATCCCGATATAGTTGAGTTTCAGAACAGACTATTCCAGCGAATTATGACAAATGACTTTTCAGGAAAGTATTATAAGGCTTACTATGAAAAACCCATAAAGGCACTTCCATATGATTCAGAGTCAAAAGAATCGAGGGTACGTATCCTCTATAGCGAAAAGGCGGATGATTCCAAAGAGATAGCGATGTATATTTCGAAACTCCTCCATGAAGAATTAACCTTTAGAAAAAAGGATGGAAGTATAGAGCGGAGAAAGGTAGAACCTCGGGATATAGCTATCCTGCTCAGACAGTTTACAAAGGTAACACATTACGAAGAGGCCCTGGAGGAGCTTGGAATACCGTATTACACTGTTGGTAGCAAAGAATTTTACAACAGACCGGAAGTTGCAGGTCCTCTTGCGTGGCTCGATATAGTGGTAGATCCCCTCGATGACAAAGCTTTCACACGGTTTTTGCTTTCTCCGGCTTTTGGTGCAAACCTTGATGAGATCTTAAAGTTGAGGGTTGCGGGAAGAAGTTTTTATGAGGCCCTCATGAATACAAATGATGAAAAATTCAAAAAAATAGCCGAACTCTTTCAAAAACACGCAAGACTCAAACATCTGCTTTCTCCCAGTGAATTGCTGGAAGATTTCGTTAGCAGCACAAACTATCTTTCTAAGCTGGCAACCCTTAAGGGCGCAGAACGGATGATCGGTAATGTGAAGAAGATGCTCGATATCGCGAAAGAACTTGACAACATTGGGACCAGTCTGAGAGAACTATCAGCCACTATAAAAGCTTTTGTCGATTCTGCAGAAGAAACGGAAGTTAGCCTTGAAACTGAAGAGTCCAACAGTGTAAAATTATTGACCGTTCACAAATCGAAAGGTCTAGAGTTTCCCGTGGTTATCGTAGCCGATACCTTCTGGAAAGAAAAAACGTCCAACAATCATTTCCCCGGCATCTTCTTCGACAAGGATAAATACCTTCTCATCGAGAAAAAGCCACCCGACGATGATGAAACCCTTCAGGCGAGGCTTTATCGTGATGAACTTGAAAAGATATACGAAGAGGAAAAGAGAACACTGTATGTGGCCTTCAGCAGACCCCGAGATCTACTTGTGATCAGTCTGAACGGCAAACCGAGTGGTATACGACCATGGTCTCAGATGCTTTCCGGAACGCTTTTCAACCTTGATAATGGTGACATTGTACCGGAGCTCGAAGACATCGTCGAGGTAGTTTCACCAGGGAAGGGTGTAAAATACAGGTTGGAAGAGGAAGTGAAAGCCACGGAAGAAATCCCTGAGATTCACATCATAAGGGATTTCACATCTGTAGATCGCATCGAGTACATCTCACCAAGCCTTCTCACTCAGGAATTCGAAGTCTCCATCGAACCTGAAGCCGGTGAAGTGAACCTGACTAGAAATCCTAGAGAACTGGGCACCCTTGCCCACGCTTATCTTGAAGCTGTGGGACTTCGCGGAAAGCTTGGCAGGATAACCCTCGAAAGCCTTGTCAGCGGCGGAAGAGTGGGCTTTGTTGACAGAACACGTTTCACTCAGGAGGAAGAAGAGAGTGTGCGAAGGGTTCTCAAGAAGCTGACGGACCACCCTCTTATTAGAGAGATCGAGAGGGCGGAGAAGGTCCACAGCGAGCTCAAAATACAGAAAAAATTCAACTCATATATTCTCCTTGGAATCCTTGATAAAATCTATCTGACGGAAGATGGTTGGAAAATAGTTGATTTCAAATTCGCCTATCCTGATGAAAAGCTGAAAGAAAAATATGAATTCCAGATGAAGTTCTACCTGTATATAACCAGAGAACTCTTCAAATCGAAAACAGCCAGGCTTTTCTATCTGAAAGATGGAAGCGTTTCCGAACCTATCACTCTTAACGATAGTTTTGAAAGTGAACTATTAGAGAAAATAAAACGTTTTGGAGGGATTGTGAATGGAAATTAA
- a CDS encoding PD-(D/E)XK nuclease family protein, producing the protein MIKLIEVKAMELVFIIGSSSSGKTRKIKEIIKELHAQDPFSYLFVGPTGAYTKTIREELLDKLGTVISSRFLPVDHFAVEVMRRFRPEMLHIDNHVARLLISEVLEELDKKELSGSPVFVEYIIDMIHDVKENGGFDKLFSQDDETALFLQKVFDKFSEKMLEDLYDTFDAYLNAPEFVDEIEFGEFGEVLILDGFHDFTPALRTFLSVVSLSFKKVYITVTEDERRKDLFSETESIFKFADDLIKRQQDLSGQPISESRIYLDNSHFPSKLSSFFENFFAKPKSEKPCENVKVVATSDVFSEVEFIAKEVKTLIERGYEPGDIAIVTEDFNEYDKLLSKKLEEYTVPFRSEGDTPLQESLAVRMLLLPLEAAVSGYRPEKLMAMADFGYGGLELDTKLFESVMVDSRLYYDFRRESYKKRLERWTAELQKYRGYLLDKLRSIEAHGDEEFLESEKEPYEMVLEKLDTEIVPAIKEIFKVLEPFKSVRKRDCRLYGDYFRNWDKKLNLTGRYKETGNTRELRALDVFFNRVIPDLEKLLIYVGKERLNPSEYYKYLSMRLKNESFKEWQNFSNRVEIQTLLNARFSKKKIKFFAGFKDGSYPSIKLNPLYSFTQYSENRPKDLLLTKEKQQRLNFFLAVNRTTELLYFTYPESTIDGEPLLPSPYMKEVLSSSLASPISYGRAFGKKEGIIPELSQVMSSEELKVASAQYFTTPLWDKVRNKLSENLPDGFPLEELEQDLMFFHRPFDWKVSNVEIIEKLVGRTFSYSRLSTYNKCSFKFFLSYILKLSTEEEHLFELSPLDEGNLYHAVLKEYFEGKEHDLDKLISNQLKIRIKTDKELVFRFEHQRLKEVLEKYLYEKEAKKPPKLKRDYVPTFFEISFGSKGNEVEIISGIYLRGKIDRIDINEESKTMYIIDYKRGGNSGDKEQLILYTIAAKKLFENKGYTVEGGTFRPLRGDSASKNSFIVIPEEDDLEGEIWKFGRSSVSSKEIKDWITRITGALFSGIFKPEIITNGGACFNCYFSKSARVCPVLLWRKSNGGNDYEY; encoded by the coding sequence ATGATAAAATTGATTGAGGTGAAAGCAATGGAACTTGTATTCATCATTGGGTCTTCAAGTTCGGGAAAAACACGGAAGATAAAGGAGATAATCAAAGAACTCCATGCACAGGACCCCTTTTCATATCTTTTCGTAGGCCCGACAGGTGCTTACACAAAGACAATAAGAGAAGAACTTCTCGACAAGCTTGGCACGGTAATTTCGTCAAGGTTCCTTCCCGTTGATCACTTTGCCGTAGAAGTGATGAGACGTTTCAGACCGGAAATGCTGCACATAGATAACCACGTGGCAAGGCTCCTCATAAGCGAGGTCCTCGAAGAACTGGATAAAAAGGAGTTGTCCGGTTCCCCAGTTTTTGTGGAGTATATTATCGACATGATTCATGATGTAAAGGAAAACGGAGGGTTTGACAAACTATTTTCCCAGGATGACGAAACAGCGCTTTTCTTACAGAAAGTATTTGACAAGTTTTCCGAAAAGATGCTTGAAGATTTATACGATACCTTTGATGCTTACCTGAATGCCCCAGAATTCGTCGACGAGATAGAATTCGGGGAGTTTGGGGAAGTGCTAATACTCGACGGATTTCACGATTTCACACCGGCCCTTCGTACTTTCCTCTCAGTGGTATCTCTTTCGTTCAAAAAGGTGTACATTACGGTGACTGAGGATGAAAGAAGAAAGGACCTCTTCAGTGAAACCGAAAGTATTTTTAAATTTGCTGATGATTTGATAAAAAGACAGCAGGACCTTTCCGGCCAGCCGATTTCAGAGAGCAGGATATATCTGGATAATTCTCACTTTCCCAGTAAATTATCAAGCTTTTTCGAAAACTTTTTCGCAAAGCCAAAATCAGAAAAGCCCTGTGAAAATGTGAAGGTAGTAGCCACTTCCGATGTGTTCAGCGAGGTTGAGTTCATAGCCAAAGAGGTAAAGACTCTCATAGAAAGAGGATATGAACCGGGAGATATTGCCATCGTCACAGAAGACTTTAATGAATATGATAAACTGCTCTCAAAAAAACTTGAAGAATACACTGTACCCTTCAGGAGCGAAGGCGATACGCCACTGCAAGAATCCCTCGCTGTAAGAATGTTATTGCTGCCACTGGAAGCTGCTGTGAGCGGTTACCGCCCGGAGAAGCTCATGGCAATGGCGGACTTCGGCTACGGCGGTCTCGAGCTGGACACAAAGCTTTTCGAATCAGTAATGGTAGATTCCAGGCTTTATTATGATTTCAGGCGCGAAAGTTACAAAAAACGCCTGGAAAGATGGACAGCGGAACTTCAAAAATATAGGGGATACTTGCTTGACAAGCTCAGAAGCATCGAGGCACACGGAGACGAAGAGTTTTTGGAATCAGAAAAAGAACCGTATGAGATGGTGCTCGAGAAACTGGATACCGAAATTGTTCCCGCAATCAAGGAGATTTTTAAGGTACTGGAACCTTTCAAAAGCGTTAGAAAAAGGGATTGCAGGCTGTACGGCGATTACTTCAGGAACTGGGATAAAAAGCTGAATCTAACCGGCAGATACAAAGAAACTGGAAACACGAGAGAACTGCGTGCCCTTGATGTGTTCTTCAATAGAGTCATACCGGACCTCGAAAAATTACTCATTTATGTGGGGAAGGAAAGGCTCAACCCATCTGAGTATTATAAATATCTCTCGATGAGACTGAAAAACGAGTCTTTCAAAGAATGGCAAAACTTTTCAAATCGCGTTGAAATCCAGACTTTGTTGAACGCGAGGTTCTCGAAGAAAAAAATCAAATTCTTCGCCGGTTTTAAAGATGGTTCTTATCCATCGATAAAATTGAATCCCCTATATAGTTTCACTCAGTACAGCGAGAACCGACCAAAGGATCTCCTCCTCACAAAAGAGAAACAACAGAGACTGAATTTCTTCCTTGCCGTTAACCGGACTACTGAATTGCTATACTTTACGTATCCCGAATCTACCATCGACGGTGAACCTCTCCTACCTTCCCCGTATATGAAAGAAGTCCTTTCAAGTTCTCTCGCGAGCCCTATAAGTTATGGACGAGCTTTTGGAAAGAAGGAAGGCATAATTCCAGAACTCTCACAAGTAATGAGCAGTGAGGAGCTAAAGGTAGCTTCTGCCCAATACTTTACTACCCCTCTTTGGGATAAGGTCAGGAATAAATTGTCTGAAAATTTACCAGATGGCTTTCCATTAGAAGAACTCGAACAGGATCTTATGTTTTTCCATCGCCCCTTTGACTGGAAGGTGTCCAATGTTGAGATAATTGAAAAACTCGTGGGAAGAACATTCAGTTATTCAAGGCTTTCTACCTACAATAAATGCTCCTTCAAGTTCTTCCTTAGTTATATTCTCAAGCTTTCGACAGAGGAAGAGCACCTTTTCGAACTCTCCCCCCTCGACGAGGGAAATCTGTACCACGCTGTTCTGAAGGAATACTTTGAAGGCAAAGAACACGATCTCGATAAGCTTATCTCAAATCAGTTGAAGATCAGAATAAAAACTGATAAAGAGCTGGTTTTCCGCTTTGAACATCAAAGACTCAAAGAGGTACTAGAAAAATACCTCTATGAAAAAGAGGCAAAAAAACCTCCGAAGTTGAAACGTGACTATGTTCCCACATTCTTTGAGATTTCCTTCGGTAGTAAAGGAAATGAAGTTGAAATTATCAGCGGAATATATCTAAGAGGTAAGATCGACCGAATAGACATCAACGAGGAATCGAAGACCATGTATATTATCGACTATAAAAGAGGGGGAAACAGCGGTGATAAAGAACAGCTGATTCTCTATACCATAGCAGCTAAAAAGCTCTTTGAGAACAAAGGTTACACAGTTGAAGGAGGAACTTTCAGGCCATTGAGGGGTGATAGCGCCTCTAAAAACAGCTTCATTGTGATTCCAGAAGAAGACGATCTGGAAGGTGAGATCTGGAAGTTCGGACGTAGCAGTGTGAGCAGCAAAGAGATAAAAGACTGGATAACCCGTATTACGGGTGCATTATTCTCGGGAATTTTTAAACCGGAGATCATTACCAACGGTGGTGCATGCTTTAACTGTTACTTCTCAAAAAGTGCAAGAGTGTGCCCTGTTCTTTTGTGGAGAAAATCTAACGGAGGCAACGATTATGAATATTGA
- a CDS encoding TM1266 family iron-only hydrogenase system putative regulator, whose translation MDRKVGIVAITVLDRENYLVVNEILHEFAGIILGRMGLPIREKNISLISVIVDGTTDEIGALTGKLGQVQGVKVKSTFIKI comes from the coding sequence ATGGACAGAAAAGTAGGGATTGTGGCCATCACAGTACTTGACAGAGAGAATTACCTGGTTGTGAACGAAATCCTTCACGAGTTTGCCGGCATAATACTCGGTAGAATGGGACTCCCAATAAGGGAAAAGAACATCTCGCTCATCTCTGTGATAGTCGACGGAACTACGGACGAAATCGGTGCTCTCACAGGAAAGCTTGGCCAGGTGCAGGGAGTGAAAGTAAAATCCACCTTTATAAAGATATAA
- a CDS encoding HD-GYP domain-containing protein: MESNSFRVFCTLVLVALLTSALFMFHVLATNHARDFEQMFQKTIYLLAYSSKDVFRSEVVEGRVEGIPVSRLIGDRSFAISPGIFVSDDSVKLTISIDGKTEFVEIPEKLISKEVTFKHKIWFVVDRNTNIVLSSNKHTRQLNWLFFENGKIYYIVKIILNGDYTLYFGTLVPWHFILALFGLIVAFLISSSFFKSYLRNQEEQIKNLRLSLDHILHEKEVPESVPEEVKAVEEKIRKLREEVSASAKEIENLKQHSARLSASLNFEKEMCEKNILNILKTFGTLIEENVHPAGSHMEEMIELAKFIAQEFGIKSEEEFNALQIGIMLHDIGLIEEGRKKNEIAFETRRHTLAGERIGKIMGLSPLAKDIIKHHHEAYDGTGFPDGLKGEGISLRVRIASAVIAYFEEKYEKGIPKPIEKMKKSGKYDPKILDIIERWLSK, encoded by the coding sequence TTGGAGAGTAATTCTTTTAGAGTTTTTTGCACATTGGTGCTTGTTGCTCTGCTGACTTCTGCTCTGTTCATGTTTCATGTTCTGGCTACGAATCATGCCCGGGATTTCGAACAGATGTTCCAAAAAACGATATATCTTCTGGCATACAGTTCAAAGGATGTTTTTCGGTCAGAGGTAGTTGAGGGAAGAGTTGAAGGTATCCCCGTATCGCGCTTGATAGGAGACCGCTCCTTTGCGATAAGTCCGGGGATATTTGTAAGTGATGATTCTGTGAAATTGACAATAAGCATAGATGGGAAAACGGAATTTGTGGAAATACCGGAGAAACTAATATCAAAAGAAGTAACTTTTAAACACAAAATATGGTTTGTTGTTGATAGAAATACTAATATCGTCTTATCCAGCAATAAACACACCAGACAACTCAATTGGCTCTTTTTTGAGAACGGAAAAATATACTATATTGTAAAGATAATACTGAACGGAGATTATACCTTGTACTTCGGAACTCTTGTTCCCTGGCACTTTATCCTTGCATTGTTTGGCTTAATCGTAGCGTTTTTGATCAGTTCCAGTTTCTTCAAGTCATATTTGAGAAACCAGGAAGAACAGATAAAAAATCTTCGATTGTCGTTGGATCATATTCTCCATGAAAAAGAAGTACCTGAATCTGTTCCCGAAGAAGTGAAAGCAGTTGAAGAAAAAATCAGGAAGTTGCGTGAGGAAGTTTCAGCGAGTGCTAAAGAGATTGAAAATTTAAAACAACACAGTGCGCGGCTATCAGCCTCTCTGAACTTTGAAAAGGAAATGTGCGAAAAAAACATTCTGAATATTCTCAAGACTTTCGGTACCCTCATTGAAGAAAATGTCCATCCCGCGGGTTCACATATGGAAGAAATGATTGAACTCGCAAAATTCATCGCTCAAGAATTCGGGATCAAGAGTGAAGAGGAGTTTAACGCGCTCCAAATTGGTATAATGCTGCACGATATAGGTCTCATTGAAGAAGGCCGCAAAAAAAACGAAATCGCTTTTGAAACGAGAAGACATACCCTTGCGGGTGAGAGAATCGGAAAAATTATGGGACTCTCACCTCTGGCAAAAGATATAATAAAACACCACCACGAAGCCTATGATGGAACAGGTTTTCCCGATGGCTTAAAAGGCGAGGGGATTTCTTTGAGGGTGAGGATAGCGAGTGCGGTAATAGCATATTTTGAAGAGAAGTATGAGAAAGGGATTCCTAAGCCCATAGAAAAGATGAAAAAAAGTGGAAAGTATGATCCGAAAATACTGGATATTATAGAAAGATGGCTGTCTAAATAG
- a CDS encoding GGDEF domain-containing protein — translation MKKIYFINIILIAISALLALGLINMVEEFTFSVRILPLLVFFVLTDLVPIKTKQLRLITNFAGMVPLLIFWNPYLAPFAAFLTAIKKGSYSEHKTQRKLFRVLHNFIMYASGVYFTSWDGNPYLSLLYFTSIAKLSSIVTGDILNQYVNGRKLAFENLLVNLIEASYFFFLAIIGGMLWSLHLAGMAFEAGLTFMLFPLTLMVVWIIAGFLRANEEAKNSLSRLRSIRSKLAKTLELISIVRSESDIEKTLTDVANIIRESIGYKYVIINLFDDANNAILRIAQAGIPEEEFKKMRENPPPLEYFDQVRDEKYRVSRSYFMPESSKLLDTTYSFMGHYDELLEAQAEWRPDDILVIPIYKGENIVGYISVDAPFDGRRPQYEDIEILEIVADQVLRIIEESERFREILMASKLDHATGLYTHTEFYSILESVIKANRPFSLIMIDLDNFKEINDNFGHIVGDRAIQEVAEVIKSSLRKGDFAARYGGDEFAIIVAEASKSNTIQIARRMNDKLKKLRLKEKDRKIEISWSMGIANFPIDGETPSEIVEKADNALYAAKRSGKNRIYAI, via the coding sequence TTGAAAAAAATCTATTTCATCAACATAATTTTAATAGCTATTTCCGCTCTGCTGGCTCTGGGACTCATCAACATGGTGGAAGAATTCACGTTTTCAGTTCGAATTCTTCCATTGCTGGTGTTCTTTGTTTTAACAGATCTCGTGCCTATCAAGACAAAACAGCTTCGCTTGATCACCAATTTTGCCGGAATGGTACCCCTTTTAATCTTTTGGAACCCCTATTTAGCACCATTTGCAGCTTTTCTCACCGCAATAAAAAAAGGTAGTTACAGTGAGCACAAAACTCAGAGAAAGCTATTCCGGGTCTTGCATAATTTCATAATGTATGCTTCTGGAGTATATTTTACCAGTTGGGATGGTAATCCTTATCTTTCCCTTCTATATTTCACCTCGATAGCCAAATTGTCGAGCATCGTTACAGGGGATATTTTGAATCAATATGTAAACGGAAGAAAACTTGCCTTCGAAAACCTTTTAGTTAACCTCATCGAAGCCTCCTATTTTTTCTTCCTCGCGATTATTGGTGGCATGTTGTGGAGCCTGCATTTAGCCGGTATGGCGTTCGAAGCGGGACTTACTTTTATGCTTTTCCCTCTGACGCTGATGGTCGTATGGATAATTGCTGGCTTCCTGAGAGCAAACGAGGAAGCGAAAAACAGTCTTTCCAGATTGAGGTCGATAAGGTCAAAGCTGGCAAAGACTCTTGAATTGATCTCAATAGTCAGATCAGAAAGTGACATAGAGAAAACACTGACTGATGTAGCCAACATCATCCGGGAGTCTATCGGGTACAAATACGTTATAATTAATCTTTTCGATGATGCAAACAATGCCATCCTCCGAATAGCTCAAGCCGGAATTCCAGAGGAGGAATTTAAGAAAATGCGAGAAAACCCACCGCCACTGGAATATTTCGATCAAGTGCGCGATGAAAAATACAGAGTCAGCAGATCATATTTCATGCCGGAGAGCTCTAAATTGCTCGACACAACCTATTCTTTCATGGGACATTATGATGAGCTACTCGAAGCTCAAGCTGAATGGCGACCGGATGATATACTTGTAATTCCCATTTACAAAGGCGAAAATATCGTTGGCTACATTTCCGTGGATGCACCTTTTGACGGCAGAAGGCCTCAATACGAAGACATAGAGATCCTCGAGATCGTAGCGGATCAGGTATTGCGGATCATCGAAGAATCGGAGAGATTCAGAGAAATCTTGATGGCAAGCAAGCTCGACCACGCAACGGGATTGTATACTCATACGGAGTTCTATTCGATTCTTGAGAGTGTGATCAAAGCGAACAGGCCTTTCAGCCTTATCATGATAGATCTTGATAACTTCAAAGAGATCAACGATAATTTTGGACACATAGTTGGAGACAGAGCAATCCAAGAAGTAGCCGAAGTAATAAAAAGCAGTCTAAGAAAGGGAGACTTTGCTGCCCGTTACGGTGGCGACGAGTTCGCTATTATTGTTGCAGAAGCATCAAAGAGTAACACTATCCAGATCGCTCGTAGAATGAACGACAAACTCAAGAAACTGCGGCTCAAAGAAAAAGACCGGAAAATAGAGATTTCATGGAGCATGGGAATAGCTAACTTCCCGATAGATGGAGAGACACCTTCAGAAATCGTCGAGAAGGCAGACAACGCCCTCTACGCTGCCAAGAGGTCTGGTAAGAACAGGATCTATGCTATTTAG
- a CDS encoding mannose-1-phosphate guanylyltransferase, whose product MVKALIMAGGIGERLWPLSTRKRPKQFHSFGDSKPLVIQTMERLKTLVDEVHIITTKEQINIFNQMIGKEEEEKITLLTEPFGKNTAPAIALGSLYYEPGDIMVIFPSDHIIRDLESFRRTITRAIEEAVESDALITIGITPTRPHTGYGYIERGESHNPERGSYRVKRFHEKPDFKKAQEYLKAGNFYWNSGMFIWRKEVFDRALRLHLPEIYHGLEELKAKAKSLEEVYENFPSVSIDYGIMEKADNVLVIPGNFYWNDVGSWDSVYELEEKDASGNVIRGEFVLHDVKNSLLFNTTYRSVRIASVEDAILVVTDEGILLCHRGDSQKVRELLKY is encoded by the coding sequence ATGGTGAAAGCTCTCATCATGGCTGGAGGAATCGGGGAGAGATTGTGGCCTCTAAGCACCAGAAAAAGGCCCAAGCAATTTCATTCTTTTGGAGATTCAAAGCCTCTTGTAATACAGACTATGGAACGTTTGAAAACACTTGTAGATGAAGTGCACATAATTACAACAAAAGAACAGATAAATATTTTCAATCAAATGATTGGAAAAGAGGAAGAGGAGAAAATCACTCTTCTTACAGAACCTTTCGGCAAAAATACTGCCCCGGCAATTGCGCTGGGAAGCCTTTACTATGAACCGGGAGATATTATGGTCATCTTTCCTTCTGACCATATCATTCGTGATTTAGAGAGTTTCAGAAGGACCATTACCAGAGCAATCGAAGAGGCGGTGGAATCTGATGCACTCATTACAATCGGTATCACGCCCACCAGGCCTCACACTGGATACGGTTATATTGAGCGGGGTGAGAGTCATAATCCGGAAAGGGGTAGCTACCGTGTCAAAAGGTTTCATGAAAAACCCGACTTCAAAAAGGCGCAAGAATATTTGAAGGCGGGTAACTTCTACTGGAATTCCGGTATGTTCATCTGGAGGAAAGAAGTCTTCGATCGTGCCCTCCGACTTCATCTTCCTGAAATCTATCATGGCCTTGAAGAGCTGAAAGCGAAAGCAAAAAGCCTTGAAGAGGTTTACGAAAACTTTCCATCAGTATCAATTGACTATGGAATAATGGAAAAGGCGGATAACGTGCTCGTCATTCCCGGAAATTTTTACTGGAACGATGTTGGAAGCTGGGATTCCGTTTATGAGCTTGAAGAAAAAGATGCGAGCGGGAATGTAATCAGAGGTGAATTCGTTCTTCATGACGTGAAGAATTCGCTCCTTTTCAACACAACGTATCGGAGTGTTAGAATTGCTTCTGTAGAAGATGCCATTCTAGTCGTCACTGACGAAGGTATACTTCTATGCCACAGAGGTGATTCACAAAAAGTGCGTGAACTATTAAAATATTGA